The genomic DNA GCGTTGTCTTCAACGATATAGGTGCGGAGTTTCACGGAAGGGGTCCAGTTTCGCGACCGGTGCACAGTTGCGCTGATCGAGCCTCGAATTTAGATGCTGTGATGCCGTGATTCTGCCAGCCGCCACACGCGGCGGTTGTAGGAGGAATCCTACCGCACAACACACACGGGGCAGCCGGGTGCGCGCCCTACATGCATGGTGCTCCACTCCATGGACCGGCCGTCCAGCATGAGCAGGCGGCCAGCCAGCGAAGTGCCGATGCCGGCCAGCAGCTTGAGCGCCTCCGCCGCCTGCATCGCCCCGACCACCCCCACCAGCGGAGCGAACACGCCCATGGTCGAACAGGCCACCTCCTCGAATTCGGCCTCCGGGGGGAAGATGCAGGCATAGCAGGGGGATTGCGCGGCACGTGGATCGACCACCGTGATCTGCCCGTCGAACCGGATCACCGCCCCCGCGACCAGCGGCTTGTCATGGGCGACGCACGCCGCGTTGATGGCGTGGCGCGTGGCGTAGTTGTCGCTGCAATCGAGCACCACGGTGGCTTCGCGCACGAGCGCATCGAGCACGCCGGCATCGGCCCGCGCCTGGAGCGCCGTGACCCGTACCCCGGGGTTGATGGCAGCCATGGCGGCGGCCGCGGAGGCCACCTTGGGCTGCCCGACCCGCGCCGTGGTGTGGGCGATCTGCCGCTGCAGGTTGGTGAGGTCGACCACATCGTCGTCCACCAGCGTGATGTGCCCGACGCCAGCGGAGGCAAGGTACAGCGCGGCGGGCGAACCCAGGCCGCCCGCGCCGATGATGAGGGCATGCGCCGCCAGCACCCGCTCCTGCCCTTCGATGCCCATCTCATCGAGCAGGATGTGGCGCGAGTACCGCAGGAGCTGGTCGTCGGTCATGAAGGAATCCCAAGCAGAAAAGTGAACACAGCCAAGGGCAAAGTCAAAGGCACAAAAGGAAAAGCCGGATTCCGCTGGAATCCGGCTTGGAGCCGATCAGACCACGAGCGAAAGAAAGCTCAATTCTCTTTCTTTTCTTCCTTGCGTTCCGTCAAGGTCTTGCTGACCAGCACGGAGCGGCCCTTGAGCTGGTTCAGCGCCTGCACCAGCTGGAAGTCCTTGTCCGAACCGAATTCGGGCGCCTTGCGGTCGGAAGCGGGCTTCTTGGCCTCGTCCTCCATGCGCTTGCGCGCATCCTCGCGGGCCTTTTCACGGGCCTCGTCCTTCTTTTCCTCGCCCTGGCCGCTGCCCAGGTGCTTGTCGAGGTCGGCCTCGCGCATGCGCAGGGCCGCAAAGATGTTGCCCTCCTCGGACTCGTCGATCATCACGTCGGGCACGATGCCCTTGGCCTGGATCGATTTGCCGCTCGGCGTGTAGTAGCGTGCCGTGGTCAGCTTGATGCCGGTATCAGGCCCCAGGGGACGCACCGTCTGCACCGACCCCTTGCCGAACGTCTGGCTGCCCATGATGGTGGCGCGCTTGTGGTCCTGCAGCGCGCCGGCCACGATCTCGCTGGCCGATGCCGAGCCTTCGTTCACCAGCACCACCAGGGGCACGGACTTGAGGGCCGGGGGAAGGCGGCGCAGCGGGTCGCCGCCGCCACGGCGCTGGTAGTAGTCCGGCGATGCCTTGTAGGTCGCCTTGCTGTCCGCCAGCTGGCCGTTGGTCGTGACCACCGTGACGTTCTCCGGCAAAAACGCCGCCGAGACGGCCACGGCCGCGTCCAGCAGGCCACCGGGATCGTTGCGCAGGTCCAGCACCAGGCCCTTGAGGTTGGGGTCCTGCTTGTAGACCTCCTCCACCTTGCGCACGAAGTCATCGACCGTGCGCTCCTGGAACTGCGACAGGCGGATCCAGGCGTATCCGGGCTCCACCACCTTGCCCTTGACGGACTGGGTCTTGATCTCTTCGCGCGTGATCGTCACCGGGAACGAGCGGTTCTCGTCCTTGCGGAAGATGGTGAGCGTGACCTTGGTGTTGGGCTCGCCGCGCATGCGCTTGACGGCGTCGTTGAGCGACAGCCCCTTGACCGCCGTTTCGTCGATCTTGGTGATCAGGTCGTTGGTCTTGAGGCCGGCGCGAAACGCCGGGGACCCCTCGATGGGCGAGACGACCTTGATGAGCCCGTCTTCCTGGGTGATCTCGATGCCCACGCCCACGAAGCGGCCCGACGTGCCCTCGCGGAATTCCTTGAAGGACTTCTTGTCGAAATACTGGGAGTGCGGATCCAGGCTGGCGACCATGCCCGAGATGGCGTCGGTGATGAGCTTCTTGTCGTCCACCGGCTCGACATAGTCGGTCTTCACCAGGCCGAACACCGCCGACAGCTGCTGGATTTCCTCCAGGGGCAGTGGCGTCATGGCGCCGCGCGCCACCGTCTGCAGGGACACCGTGGTGAGCGCTCCGGCCACCACCCCCACCGACACCCATCCTGCAATTTTAAGTTTGTGGCCCATACAACACCTTTTACCGCTTCGAATCAATATACACCTTGGAAGGGCCGAACCCGCCGCGGTTCCGCACGGGCACTCACTTTGGCAGGAGAAGATGGCGGGTTTTCCCCGTCTTTACGCGAGCTTTACGCCTTGCCCTGCGATGCCACGGCGGCCGCGGCCCTGGCGGCCGCTTCCGCGTCACCCAGATAGTAGTGGCGGATGGGTTTCAGGTCGGCGTCGAGTTCATATACCAGTGGAATCCCGTTGGGAATGTTCAGGCCGACGATGTCGGACTCGGAGATGCCGTCGAGGTACTTGACGAGCGCCCGGATGGAGTTGCCGTGCGCGGCCAGCACCACGCGCTTGCCCGAGCGGATGGCCGGCGCCATCGCGTCGTTCCAGAAGGGCAGCACGCGCGCCACGGTGTCCTTGAGGCATTCCGTCAGTGGCACGCTGCCCTCGGCCAGCGCGGCGTAGCGGCGGTCGCCACGCTCGCTGCGGGGGTCCGTGGCCTCCAGGGCCGGCGGGGGCGTGTCGTAGCTGCGGCGCCAGACCAGCACCTGCTCGTCGCCATACTGCTTGGCCATGTCGGCCTTGTTCAGGCCCTGCAGAGCGCCGTAGTGGCGCTCGTTCAGGCGCCAGTCCTTGACGACCGGCAGCCAGGTGCAGTCCATCTCGTCCAGCGTGTACCAGAGGGTGTGGATGGCACGCTTGAGCACGCTGGTGAAGGCCAGATCGAACTCGTAGCCCTCGGCCTTGAGCAGCTTGCCGGCGGACATGGCCTGGGAAACTCCCGTGGGCGTGAGGTCGACATCGGTCCAGCCGGTAAAGCGGTTTTCAAGGTTCCAGGTGGATTCGCCGTGGCGGATCAGGACGAGTTTGTACATGGTTTCCCCAGGAAAGGCGGGTCAAAGAAATGCGGGCCAAAACCCAGCATTCTAGAATTACGCCGTTCGCCAACCCAAGGAATCTTCGTGAAATTCATTATCGACAACTGGTATCTGATCTTTGTTGCACTGGCTTCGGGCGGCATGTTGCTGTGGCCGGTCCTCAAGAACGCCAGTGGCGGCTCGCTGACACCCGCGCGGGCCGTGCAGCTCATCAACCGCGAAAAGGCGGTGGTCATCGACGTTTGCGAAACCGAAGAATTCGCCGCAGGCCATGTAAACGGTGCCAAGAACGTGCCCCTGGGCCAGCTCGAAGAGCGCCTGCCCACCGTGATCAAGAACAAGGCCCTGCCCCTGGTGCTGGTGTGCACCACCGGTGCCCGCGCCAACCGCGCGGTGGCCATTGCCAAGAAGCTGGGCTACGAGAACGCCCAGGCCATGGCCGGCGGCCTCAAGGCCTGGCGCGAAGCCAGCCTGCCTGTGGAAAAAGCCTGATCCGCCCCCAGTTATTGGGTCCGCGATAGTCTTGCCACTGATTTTTAGCCCCACAGGAAGAAAGAGGAAGGTCCGCCATGCAACCCGTGAAGATGTACACCACCGCCGTCTGCCCCTACTGCATCCGGGCCAAGCAGATCCTCAAGTCCAAGGGCGTGGAGCAGATCGAGGAAATCCGCATCGACACCGACCCCGCCGCGCGCGTCCACATGATGGAGATCACCGGCCGCCGCACGGTGCCGCAGATCTACATCGGTGAAACCCATGTGGGCGGCCACGATGATCTGGTGGCGCTGGACAGCCGCGGCGAGCTCATGCCCTTGCTGGGCGCCGCCTGACCCCCACCGCGGGCGCTGCATAATGCAGCCCCATGTGCCCGCTGCGGGAGCTTTTCCCGGGCGGGTTTTGTTTTGCTAGAAATTCCGTTAGAGCAAAGAGACTTCACCATGGCCGACCAAGAAAATCCCGTGTTCCAGATCCAGCGCGTCTACCTCAAGGACATGTCGCTCGAGCAGCCCAATTCCCCCGGCATCCTGCTGGAGCAAGAGCAGCCGAACGTCGACATCCAGCTGGGCGTGGAAGCCACGCCCGTGGCCGAAGGCATCTTCGAAGTGGCCGTGACCGCCACCGTGCAGACCAAGATCAAGGACAAGACCGTGTTCCTGGTCGAAGCCAAGCAGGCCGGCATCTTCGAGATCCGCAACGTGCCGGAAGACCAGATGGGCCCGATCATGGGCATCGCCTGCCCGCAGATCGTGTACCCCTACCTGCGCGGCAACGTGGCCGACCTGATCAACCGCGCCGGCTTCCCGCCCGTGCACCTGGCCGAAATCAACTTCCAGGCCATGTACGAGCAGCAGCAAGCCCAGGCCGCCGGCCAGGCTTCGCCCATCATCACGCAATAAGAAGAGCCCCCCTGAGGCGCTTCGCGCCTTCCCCCTTTCTCGTCGCGCTGCGCGCTCGGGAGGGGGACGCGGCCAACGGCCTGGCAAAGCCAGTTCCGCGGCTACCCCGCCTGGGCCGCGCCGCTGGCACAGGCCGCAGGCGAGGCGTAGCGCGGAGATCATCGAATCAAAGACTTTTTGGCCTCCAGCGCCTGATGAATAAGCGCAAGCAGCTATGAAAATCATAGTATTGGGTGCCGGTGCCTGGGGTTCCGCGCTCGCCATGAGCGCGGCCCAGCACCCTGGCGGCCATGTGGTCACGCTCTGGGCGCGCGACGCGGGCCAGGCAGACGCCATGCGCGTGGCGCGCCAGAACGCGCGCTATCTGCCGGGCATCGACTTTCCCCCTTCTCTCTCCATCGCCGACGGCCACTTTGGCGCATTGCTGCCGGATGCCGACCTCGTCATCGTGGCCACGCCCATGGCGGCGCTGCGCGGCATGCTGCAGGCGCTGCGGGGATGCACGGCGCCCGTGGCCTGGCTGTGCAAGGGCTTCGAGGCAATGCCTCCCGGTGCCGGTTCGGCATCCTTTGGGCTGCTGGCACATGAAGTACAAGCGCAAGTAGCTCCTGATTTAATAGCAGGTGTATTCAGCGGTCCGAGCTTTGCGCAGGAAGTGGCGCTGGGCCAGCCCACCGCGCTGGTGGCGGCCAGCCCGCATGCGCGGGTGCGGGACGCGCTGGTCGGCGCGTTCCACAGCCCCAGCGTGCGGGTGTACGCCAACGAGGACATCGTGGGCGTGGAAGTGGGTGGCGCCGTGAAGAACGTGCTGGCCATCGCCACGGGCCTGTGCGACGGCCTGGCGCTCGGGCTCAACGCCCGTGCCGCCCTCATCACGCGCGGCCTGGCCGAAATGACCCGGCTGGGGCTGGCGCTCGGCGCGCGGCCCGACACCTTCATGGGCCTGTCGGGCCTGGGCGACCTGGTCCTGACCGCCACCGGCGACCTATCGCGCAACCGCCGCGTGGGCATGCTGCTGGCGCAGGGCCGCACCCTGGCGCAGGCGGTGGAGTCGCTGGGCCACGTGGCGGAAGGCGTCTACAGCGCCCGCACCGTGGCGCAGCGGGCCGCCATGCTGGGGGTGGACATGCCCATCACCCGCGCCGCGGTGGCGCTGCTGGACGGCCAGATCCAGCCCCCGGACGCCGTGGCGGCGCTGATGGGCCGGGGGCCCGCGGCCGAACTGGTGTAGTCGAACGGCGCGCGGCAGGCGCCTGCCCGGCGAGGGCCGGCCGTACCGCCCCCAGCGCCGCACACCCCTATCGCAAACAAAAGCCGCGTGCGCCCTGGGGCGCACGCGGCTTTTAACATGGATTGCGCAGAGGTCAGAACACGCCAAACAGCATGAGCAACAGAACAACCGACAGCGGGACGCCGAGCAGCCACAAGATGATAGGCATGGTGATCTCCTTGAAGGGATGAAGAAATGTGGATGGCTCTACCTTAGGGCCCCGCCTCCCCCCGCCCTGTGCGCCAGCGCTGCGCGTGGCCGTAGTCCCGTGCCTACCAGGTGTCGGCGCGCGCCGCGCCGCAAAGGCGCCGCCGTCTTTCATTCCCATCCTTCGCACCGCCGTCCCGGCCGCTGCGCGCGGCGGCCGCGCCAGCCTTCTACAGCCCCAGCTCCAGCGCCAGCAGCTCGTCCACCGTCTGGCGGCGGCGGATCAGGCGCGCCTGGCCGCCGTCCACCAGCACCTCCGCGATCAGCGGGCGCGTGTTGTAGTTGGAGGACATCGAGGCGCCATACGCGCCCGTGTCGTGGATCACCAGCAGGTCGCCGACCTGCGCGGCCGGCAGGTCGCGCGGCAGCACCACGCCGCCATCGCCCTGCGTGAACACGTCGCCCGATTCGCACAGCGGCCCGGCCACGACGGTGGGCCGGGCGGCGGCGGTGGTGCCATCGCGGCGCAGCAGCTCCATCGCGTGGAAGCTGCCGTACATCGAGGGGCGCATCAACTCATTGAACCCCGTATCGACCAGCACGAAGCGGTTGTTGCCCGCGTTCTTGGCGGCCCGCACCTCGCCCAGCAGCACGCCGGATTCGGCCACCAGGTAGCGGCCCGGTTCGATCTCCAGGCCCAGCTTGTGGCCCACCACCGCCTCGGCCTGCTGGCGCGCGGCGTCCCACAGGCCGTGGTAGTGCTGCGTGTCGACCACCGGGTCCCCGCTGCGGTAGGGAATGGACAGGCCGCCGCCGGCCGAGATGGCATGCAGGTCGTGCCCGGCCGCGTGGGTGGTGCGCACCAGGCCCACCATGGCGCCGCAGACTTCCGCCAGGTGGCTGTAGTCCACGCCCGAGCCGATGTGCATGTGCAGGCCCACGAGCTGGAGGCCGTGCTGCGCGATGGCGGCCAGCGCCGCGGGCAGGTCGGTGTGCCAGATGCCGTGCTTGCTGTGCTCGCCGCCCGTGTTGGTCTTGTTGCTGTGGCCGTGGCCGAAGCCGGGGTTGATGCGCAGCCACACGCCATGGCCGGGCGAACGCGCGCCCAGCTGGTGCAGCATGTCGATGGAGCCCGCGTTGACCGGCACGCCGTGCTCCACCACGCAGTCGAGCGTGGCGGCATCGAACAGGTCGGCGGTGAAGACGATCTCCGACGGCTCTGCGCCGGCCACATAGCCCGCCGCCAGCGCGCGCAGGATCTCGCCGCGCGAGACGGCGTCCACCTTCACGCCCTGCTCGCGCATGAGCTTCAGGATGTGGATGTTGGAACAGGCCTTCTGCGCGAAACGGACGGTCTCGAAATTGGACACCTGCGCGATGCGCTGGCGGATGGTGGCCGCGTCGTACACCCACAGCGGGGTGCCGAACTGGTCGGCCAGGGCCCAGAGCTGGGCGGGAGAGAAAGGGTTGGACATGCGGATTCCCAAGGCAGGATGCGGTGTGAAGGCTGGATGATGCTCCCTTCCCGCCATTTGGTCGAATGCCTTGATTTACAGCATCCATTCATTCTGGATATGCTCTACCCATGACCGATGCCGCCATCTCCCCCCTGGCCCGCCGCATCACCCACCGGCACATCGAAGTGTTCCGCGCCGTGATGGCCGCGGGCAGCGCGACCGGCGCGGCCAGCCTGCTGCACAGTTCGCAGCCCACCGTGAGCCGCGAACTCGCGCGCCTGGAATCGCTGCTGGGCTATGCGCTGTTCGAGCGCATGCAAGGGCGGCTGCGGGCCAACGCGCGCGCGCTCGCGCTGTGGGACGAGGTGCAGCGCTCCTGGCAGGGCCTGGAGCGCGTGGTGGACCGCGCCGTGGCGCTGGGCCGCCCCGATGCCGTGCAGCTGTCGGTGCTGTGCCTGCCCGCGCTGGCGCACGCCCTGCTGCCGGGCGCGGCGGCGCGGCTGTTGCGGGCACACCCGCACGCACGCCTGTCGGTCACGCCGCAGGAGTCCCCGCTGCTGGAGGAATGGATGAGCGCCCAGCGCTTTGACCTGGGCCTGTGCGAGCAGGCCGCCGCCCCGCCGGGCACGCGCGCCGAGGTGCTGCTGACCCTGGATGAAGTGGCCGTGGTGCCGGCGGACCACCCCCTGGCGCGCCGGCCCGTGCTGCATCTGGAGGATTTTGCGGACCAGCCCTTCGTGAGCCTGTCGGCCGACGACCCCTACCGCCGCCTCATCGACGCGCGTTTTGCGCAAGCCGCCGTGCCGCGCACCCTGCGCATGGAAACCCACAGCGCCGCCGCCGTGTGCGCGATGGTGGAACACGGCCTGGGACTGGCCATCGTCAACCCGCTGACCGCCCTGGCGGCGGCCGGCTCCGGCGGCCGGCTGGTGGTGCGGCGGCTGGCGTTTTCGATCCCGTTCAGCGTGGCGTGCGTGCTGCCGCTGTACCGCCCGCCCCTGCCCGAGGTGGCGCCCATGCTGGAGGCGCTCCAGGCCGAGGCGGTGGATGTGGCCCGCCAGTTCCAGGCGCTGCCATGAACGGGCGGCGCAGCCAGAACATAGTGCTATTCAATCAATAGCACTCAGCGCTTGTCCATCAAGCGCCAGGACCCGATTGGCCCAGAGCGATCACGGTGGCGTGAGGGTGCGCACCTTCTCGGCCAGCCGCTCCTGCACCGAGGGCGACACGAACTTGTGCACTTCGCCGCCCAGCACGGCGATCTCGCGCACGAAGGTGCTGCTGATGAACTGGTACTTGTCGCTGGGGGTGAGGAACACGGTTTCCACCTGCGGCATCAGGCTGCGGTTCATGCCCGCGAGCTGGAACTCGTAGTCGAAGTCGGTCACGGCGCGCAGGCCGCGCACCATGGCCTTGCCGCCGCGCTCCACCACGAAGTCGCGCAGCAGGCCCGAGAAGGCCTCGACCTGCACCTGGGGGTAGCCCTTGACCGCCTCGCGGACCATGTCGATCCGCTCTTCCAGGGTGAACAGGGTCTTCTTGTGGTGGCCCGCCGCCACGGCCACGATCACGCGTTCGAACAACTGGGTGGCCCTGCGTACCACGTCTTCATGGCCCAGCGTGATGGGGTCGAAGGTTCCGGGGTATACGGCGAGCACGTTCTGGGCCATGGCTGGTTGTCTCCTGTCTGGCGGAAGGGTCGTTGGCCCCACCTGGCGGGCCGCGTGGGCGCATTATGCAGTGCACTGCAACATGGACGTTCGCGCCCCTGTCCCCGGCGGGCGTGGCAGCGCCCCGGGGGCGCGCGGGTGTGCGGCCTGGGCTCCGGCCTGAAAGGCCTGGCGGCGCCAGGCGGAGGCTTCAGGCGCCGCGCCGCAGCAGGTGGGCGTGCACCGCACCCGCCTTGAGGTGGCGGTGCAGCGCCAGCCCCCAGGGCGCCAGCTCTTCATCGGCCCAGGCGCGCGGTGCCTCGAGGTACACGAACCCATCGGCGGCCACCGCCTTGGCGGCGGCCTGCAGGGCGGCGCCGAACAGGTCGCTGTCGAACGGCGGGTCCAGCAGCACCAGGTCGATGCTGGCGGGCGCGGCCTGCTTGAGGGCGGCGATGCCGTCGCCACGCTGCACGCGCACGGCGGTGGCCTGCAGGCGCTGCTGCAGGGTGTTCAGCTGGGCCACCAGGGCGGCGTCGCTTTCCACCAGCTGCACGGCGCTGGCACCGCGTGATGCGGCCTCCAGCCCCAGGGCGCCGGTGCCCGCGAAGGCGTCCAGGCAGCGCCAGCCCGCCAGGTCCTGGCCGAGCCAGTTGAACAGGGTCTCGCGCACGCGGTCGGGCGTGGGGCGCAGGCCGGGGCGCTGGGCCACGGGCAGGCGGGTGCGCTTCCACAGCCCGCCGATGATGCGGATTTCGCCCGCGCCCTTGGGCGCGGCGGCTGGGGCCGCCTTGTCCTTGGGCGCGCCCTTTTTGCCGGTGGCGGCCGCCGGGGGGGTGGCCGCAGCGGCCTGTGCCTTGCGGATCTCGGCGTTGATGGCGGTGGTTTTCAGGGTCGAGCGGCTCATGGCTTGCCCCCCACCACCACGGTCACCATGCGCTCGGGTTGCAGCTTCCTGGCCATGGCGGCGCGCACGTCGGCCACGGTCAGGGCCTCCACCTTCCTGGACCACTGGTCCAGGTAGTCCAGCGGCAGTTCGTTCCAGGCGATGTTGGCCACGTTGCCCAGGAGTTTCTTGTTGCTGTCGATGCGCAGCGCGAAGCCGCCGATGAGGTTGTCCTTGGCGGCGCGCAGCTCGGCCTCGGTGGGGCCTTCGGCCACGAAGCGCGCGATCACGTCGCGCGAGACCTTCACGGCCTGGGCCGCCTGGTCGGGGCGGGTCTGCAGGCCCACGGTGAAGGCACCCGCATGCATGCCGGCGGCGAAG from Acidovorax sp. A79 includes the following:
- a CDS encoding ThiF family adenylyltransferase — translated: MTDDQLLRYSRHILLDEMGIEGQERVLAAHALIIGAGGLGSPAALYLASAGVGHITLVDDDVVDLTNLQRQIAHTTARVGQPKVASAAAAMAAINPGVRVTALQARADAGVLDALVREATVVLDCSDNYATRHAINAACVAHDKPLVAGAVIRFDGQITVVDPRAAQSPCYACIFPPEAEFEEVACSTMGVFAPLVGVVGAMQAAEALKLLAGIGTSLAGRLLMLDGRSMEWSTMHVGRAPGCPVCVVR
- a CDS encoding S41 family peptidase; translation: MGHKLKIAGWVSVGVVAGALTTVSLQTVARGAMTPLPLEEIQQLSAVFGLVKTDYVEPVDDKKLITDAISGMVASLDPHSQYFDKKSFKEFREGTSGRFVGVGIEITQEDGLIKVVSPIEGSPAFRAGLKTNDLITKIDETAVKGLSLNDAVKRMRGEPNTKVTLTIFRKDENRSFPVTITREEIKTQSVKGKVVEPGYAWIRLSQFQERTVDDFVRKVEEVYKQDPNLKGLVLDLRNDPGGLLDAAVAVSAAFLPENVTVVTTNGQLADSKATYKASPDYYQRRGGGDPLRRLPPALKSVPLVVLVNEGSASASEIVAGALQDHKRATIMGSQTFGKGSVQTVRPLGPDTGIKLTTARYYTPSGKSIQAKGIVPDVMIDESEEGNIFAALRMREADLDKHLGSGQGEEKKDEAREKAREDARKRMEDEAKKPASDRKAPEFGSDKDFQLVQALNQLKGRSVLVSKTLTERKEEKKEN
- the gpmA gene encoding 2,3-diphosphoglycerate-dependent phosphoglycerate mutase, which codes for MYKLVLIRHGESTWNLENRFTGWTDVDLTPTGVSQAMSAGKLLKAEGYEFDLAFTSVLKRAIHTLWYTLDEMDCTWLPVVKDWRLNERHYGALQGLNKADMAKQYGDEQVLVWRRSYDTPPPALEATDPRSERGDRRYAALAEGSVPLTECLKDTVARVLPFWNDAMAPAIRSGKRVVLAAHGNSIRALVKYLDGISESDIVGLNIPNGIPLVYELDADLKPIRHYYLGDAEAAARAAAAVASQGKA
- a CDS encoding rhodanese-like domain-containing protein, with product MKFIIDNWYLIFVALASGGMLLWPVLKNASGGSLTPARAVQLINREKAVVIDVCETEEFAAGHVNGAKNVPLGQLEERLPTVIKNKALPLVLVCTTGARANRAVAIAKKLGYENAQAMAGGLKAWREASLPVEKA
- the grxC gene encoding glutaredoxin 3 encodes the protein MQPVKMYTTAVCPYCIRAKQILKSKGVEQIEEIRIDTDPAARVHMMEITGRRTVPQIYIGETHVGGHDDLVALDSRGELMPLLGAA
- the secB gene encoding protein-export chaperone SecB — encoded protein: MADQENPVFQIQRVYLKDMSLEQPNSPGILLEQEQPNVDIQLGVEATPVAEGIFEVAVTATVQTKIKDKTVFLVEAKQAGIFEIRNVPEDQMGPIMGIACPQIVYPYLRGNVADLINRAGFPPVHLAEINFQAMYEQQQAQAAGQASPIITQ
- a CDS encoding NAD(P)H-dependent glycerol-3-phosphate dehydrogenase, with the translated sequence MKIIVLGAGAWGSALAMSAAQHPGGHVVTLWARDAGQADAMRVARQNARYLPGIDFPPSLSIADGHFGALLPDADLVIVATPMAALRGMLQALRGCTAPVAWLCKGFEAMPPGAGSASFGLLAHEVQAQVAPDLIAGVFSGPSFAQEVALGQPTALVAASPHARVRDALVGAFHSPSVRVYANEDIVGVEVGGAVKNVLAIATGLCDGLALGLNARAALITRGLAEMTRLGLALGARPDTFMGLSGLGDLVLTATGDLSRNRRVGMLLAQGRTLAQAVESLGHVAEGVYSARTVAQRAAMLGVDMPITRAAVALLDGQIQPPDAVAALMGRGPAAELV
- the lysA gene encoding diaminopimelate decarboxylase; protein product: MSNPFSPAQLWALADQFGTPLWVYDAATIRQRIAQVSNFETVRFAQKACSNIHILKLMREQGVKVDAVSRGEILRALAAGYVAGAEPSEIVFTADLFDAATLDCVVEHGVPVNAGSIDMLHQLGARSPGHGVWLRINPGFGHGHSNKTNTGGEHSKHGIWHTDLPAALAAIAQHGLQLVGLHMHIGSGVDYSHLAEVCGAMVGLVRTTHAAGHDLHAISAGGGLSIPYRSGDPVVDTQHYHGLWDAARQQAEAVVGHKLGLEIEPGRYLVAESGVLLGEVRAAKNAGNNRFVLVDTGFNELMRPSMYGSFHAMELLRRDGTTAAARPTVVAGPLCESGDVFTQGDGGVVLPRDLPAAQVGDLLVIHDTGAYGASMSSNYNTRPLIAEVLVDGGQARLIRRRQTVDELLALELGL
- a CDS encoding LysR family transcriptional regulator encodes the protein MTDAAISPLARRITHRHIEVFRAVMAAGSATGAASLLHSSQPTVSRELARLESLLGYALFERMQGRLRANARALALWDEVQRSWQGLERVVDRAVALGRPDAVQLSVLCLPALAHALLPGAAARLLRAHPHARLSVTPQESPLLEEWMSAQRFDLGLCEQAAAPPGTRAEVLLTLDEVAVVPADHPLARRPVLHLEDFADQPFVSLSADDPYRRLIDARFAQAAVPRTLRMETHSAAAVCAMVEHGLGLAIVNPLTALAAAGSGGRLVVRRLAFSIPFSVACVLPLYRPPLPEVAPMLEALQAEAVDVARQFQALP
- the coaD gene encoding pantetheine-phosphate adenylyltransferase, which encodes MAQNVLAVYPGTFDPITLGHEDVVRRATQLFERVIVAVAAGHHKKTLFTLEERIDMVREAVKGYPQVQVEAFSGLLRDFVVERGGKAMVRGLRAVTDFDYEFQLAGMNRSLMPQVETVFLTPSDKYQFISSTFVREIAVLGGEVHKFVSPSVQERLAEKVRTLTPP
- the rsmD gene encoding 16S rRNA (guanine(966)-N(2))-methyltransferase RsmD, producing the protein MSRSTLKTTAINAEIRKAQAAAATPPAAATGKKGAPKDKAAPAAAPKGAGEIRIIGGLWKRTRLPVAQRPGLRPTPDRVRETLFNWLGQDLAGWRCLDAFAGTGALGLEAASRGASAVQLVESDAALVAQLNTLQQRLQATAVRVQRGDGIAALKQAAPASIDLVLLDPPFDSDLFGAALQAAAKAVAADGFVYLEAPRAWADEELAPWGLALHRHLKAGAVHAHLLRRGA